The Oscillospiraceae bacterium genome contains a region encoding:
- the cps2J gene encoding hypothetical protein codes for MDGKYKKLMNNTMLFAISNFSSKLLSIVLQPYITFAMGEVEEVGITKLVQNIGSLLIPLVSMGVSFAIIRFGLEKQNSKSQVFTNGLVTILLGFGLMLAFYPLLRLIPLFNTYALLLYVHVLVSCLRTLCTQFVRSRQINRLVALDGVLCSATNLGFMLLFLSGLHLGAEGYVLALICSDALSALFVFVIAGLRRYLRFASFNLPLWKKMMGYALPMVPAQISFWIINASDLFFVKVMCNGYEGQAGEYWTGLLGVGYFLPTILTVLGTIFYEAWQLSAVTEEQGRERFFSRVFSLYQSLLFCCCAGIVLLCRPLMFLFKANFYEAWQFVPLLTIATLFNCLNQFLNSIYMVEKRSTLSLYTMMAGAVANCALNWLFIPRMGPNGVTLASFLSYLLVFLLRAVNTRGLLRIDFAPVKLVFNGIMVMAEVGLMLFQAPHWAIWCSLLTVGVCAFNFQGVLGMLRQLLGRRGRRA; via the coding sequence GTGGACGGCAAGTATAAAAAGCTGATGAACAACACCATGCTGTTTGCCATCAGCAACTTTTCCTCCAAGCTGCTCAGCATCGTGCTGCAGCCCTACATCACCTTTGCCATGGGCGAGGTGGAGGAGGTGGGCATCACCAAGCTGGTGCAGAACATCGGCTCGCTGCTCATCCCACTGGTGAGCATGGGCGTGAGCTTTGCCATTATCCGGTTCGGGCTGGAAAAACAAAACAGCAAGAGCCAGGTGTTCACCAACGGCCTTGTGACCATTTTGCTGGGGTTTGGGCTGATGCTGGCTTTTTACCCGCTGCTGCGGCTGATCCCGCTGTTCAATACCTACGCGCTGCTTTTGTATGTACATGTGCTGGTGAGCTGCCTGCGCACCCTGTGCACCCAATTTGTGCGCAGCCGCCAGATCAACCGGCTGGTTGCGCTGGACGGCGTTCTGTGCAGCGCGACCAATTTGGGGTTTATGCTGCTGTTTTTGTCCGGGCTGCACCTGGGGGCCGAGGGATATGTGCTGGCGCTCATCTGCTCGGACGCGTTGAGCGCGCTGTTCGTGTTTGTGATCGCGGGGCTGCGGCGCTACCTGCGCTTTGCCAGCTTTAACCTGCCGCTGTGGAAAAAGATGATGGGCTACGCGCTGCCCATGGTGCCCGCACAGATCAGCTTTTGGATCATCAACGCCAGCGACCTGTTTTTTGTAAAGGTGATGTGCAACGGCTACGAGGGCCAGGCGGGCGAATACTGGACCGGCCTTTTGGGGGTGGGTTACTTTTTGCCCACCATTCTGACGGTACTGGGCACCATTTTTTACGAGGCGTGGCAGCTTTCGGCCGTGACCGAGGAGCAGGGGCGGGAGCGGTTTTTCAGCCGGGTGTTCAGCCTTTACCAGAGCCTTTTGTTCTGCTGCTGCGCGGGGATTGTGCTGCTGTGCCGCCCGCTCATGTTCCTGTTCAAGGCGAATTTTTACGAGGCCTGGCAGTTTGTGCCGCTGCTCACCATTGCCACGCTGTTCAACTGCCTGAACCAGTTCCTGAACAGCATTTATATGGTGGAAAAACGCAGCACCCTGTCGCTTTACACCATGATGGCGGGCGCTGTTGCAAACTGCGCGCTCAACTGGCTGTTCATTCCCCGCATGGGGCCAAATGGGGTGACCCTGGCTAGCTTTTTGAGCTATTTGCTGGTGTTTTTGCTGCGGGCGGTGAACACCCGGGGGCTGCTGCGCATTGATTTTGCGCCGGTAAAGCTTGTGTTCAACGGAATCATGGTTATGGCCGAGGTAGGGCTGATGCTGTTCCAGGCGCCCCACTGGGCGATCTGGTGCTCGCTGCTCACAGTGGGGGTATGCGCCTTTAACTTCCAGGGGGTTTTGGGCATGCTGCGCCAGCTGCTGGGCAGGCGGGGCCGGCGCGCCTGA
- a CDS encoding anaerobic ribonucleoside triphosphate reductase, which produces MIKSVIKRDGRVVLYDESKIASAVLKALEAAGEGDAAEAARVANKVARHLELGCGDESPQIEQIQDAVETGLMECGHDEAAKKYILYRANRTRIREANTSLMKTIDEITNVDARISDMKRDNANIDGNTAMGSMLQIGTAGAKAYNAAYLLTPQQAKAHSEGDIHIHDFDFYSLTTTCTQIDILRLFHGGFSTGHGFLREPSGIGSYAALAAIAIQSNQNDQHGGQSIPNFDYGMAEGIRKSFAKAYVKKLAETAEDLLASEDGSALAKAAVQAAVSELGAGPRMGDDQQEFDQLVAGALARASALSSADAERAVATARRRAFQQTDRDTYQAMEGFVHNLNTMHSRAGAQTPFSSINYGTDTSPEGRMAIRNILLAEDAGLGHGETPIFPIHIFKVKEGVNYNEGDPNYDLFKLSMKVSAKRLFPNYVFLDAPFNLQYYVPGRPETEVATMGCRTRVMGNVYDPERQISYSRGNLSFTSINLPRLAILSGRDEAAFYQKLDAMLELVAQQLLDRFEIQAAKRVYNYPFLMGQGVWLDSDTLGPADEVREVLKHGTLSIGFIGLAETLTALYGHHHGESEEMQQKGLAIVKHMRDFCDQKSQAMKMNFTLLATPAEGLSGRFTRMDRKRFGTIPGVNDREYYTNSFHIPVWYPISAYDKIQKEGPYHAFTNAGHISYVELDGDTANNLEAFESVVRCMHDAGVGYGSINHPVDRDPVCGYVGVIGDVCPRCGRRSGEALAPEKLAELRKKYPGVPTFCGCE; this is translated from the coding sequence ATGATCAAGAGTGTTATCAAGCGGGATGGCCGGGTCGTTTTATACGACGAAAGCAAGATCGCTTCCGCCGTTTTAAAGGCGCTGGAGGCCGCCGGCGAGGGCGATGCCGCCGAGGCCGCCCGCGTTGCCAACAAGGTGGCCCGCCACCTGGAGCTGGGCTGCGGCGACGAATCGCCCCAGATCGAGCAGATCCAGGACGCGGTGGAGACCGGCCTGATGGAGTGCGGCCACGACGAGGCCGCCAAAAAGTACATTCTGTACCGGGCCAACCGCACCCGCATCCGCGAGGCGAACACCAGCCTGATGAAGACCATCGACGAGATCACCAATGTGGACGCCCGTATCAGCGACATGAAGCGCGACAACGCCAACATCGACGGCAACACCGCCATGGGCAGCATGCTGCAGATCGGCACCGCCGGCGCCAAGGCCTACAACGCGGCCTATCTGCTCACCCCACAGCAGGCAAAGGCCCACTCCGAGGGCGACATCCACATCCACGACTTCGATTTTTATTCCCTCACCACCACCTGCACCCAGATCGATATTCTGCGCCTGTTCCACGGGGGCTTTTCCACCGGGCACGGCTTTTTGCGCGAGCCCTCCGGCATCGGCAGCTACGCGGCGCTGGCGGCCATCGCCATCCAGTCCAACCAGAACGACCAGCACGGCGGCCAAAGCATCCCCAACTTCGACTATGGCATGGCCGAGGGCATCCGCAAAAGCTTTGCCAAGGCCTACGTGAAAAAGCTGGCGGAGACCGCCGAGGATCTTCTGGCAAGCGAGGATGGCTCCGCCTTGGCAAAGGCCGCGGTGCAGGCCGCGGTCAGCGAGCTTGGCGCCGGCCCCCGCATGGGTGATGATCAGCAGGAGTTCGACCAGCTTGTGGCCGGCGCCCTTGCCCGGGCCAGCGCGCTCAGCAGCGCCGACGCGGAGCGTGCCGTCGCCACGGCACGCCGCCGGGCGTTCCAGCAGACCGACCGCGACACCTACCAGGCCATGGAGGGCTTTGTGCACAACCTGAACACCATGCACAGCCGCGCCGGCGCCCAGACCCCCTTCAGCAGCATCAACTACGGCACCGACACCAGCCCCGAGGGCCGCATGGCCATCCGCAATATCCTTCTGGCCGAGGACGCGGGCCTGGGCCACGGCGAAACCCCCATCTTCCCCATCCATATTTTTAAGGTCAAGGAAGGGGTAAACTACAACGAGGGCGATCCCAACTACGATCTGTTCAAGCTCTCCATGAAGGTGAGCGCCAAGCGGCTGTTCCCCAACTATGTCTTTTTGGACGCGCCCTTCAACCTGCAGTATTACGTGCCCGGCCGCCCCGAGACCGAGGTTGCCACCATGGGCTGCCGCACCCGCGTGATGGGCAATGTATACGACCCCGAGCGCCAGATCAGCTACAGCCGGGGCAACCTGTCCTTCACCAGCATCAACCTGCCGCGCCTTGCCATCTTGTCCGGCCGCGACGAGGCGGCTTTCTATCAAAAGCTGGACGCCATGCTGGAGCTTGTGGCACAGCAGCTGCTGGACCGGTTCGAGATCCAGGCCGCCAAGCGGGTCTATAACTACCCGTTCCTGATGGGCCAGGGCGTCTGGCTGGACAGCGACACCCTCGGCCCTGCCGACGAAGTGCGCGAGGTGCTCAAGCACGGCACCCTCTCCATCGGGTTCATCGGCCTGGCCGAAACCCTGACCGCGCTGTACGGCCACCACCACGGCGAGAGCGAGGAGATGCAGCAGAAGGGCCTTGCCATTGTAAAGCACATGCGCGATTTCTGCGACCAAAAGAGCCAGGCGATGAAGATGAATTTCACCCTGCTGGCCACCCCGGCCGAGGGGCTCTCCGGGCGCTTTACCCGCATGGACCGCAAGCGGTTCGGCACCATTCCCGGCGTGAACGACCGCGAATACTACACCAACAGCTTCCACATCCCGGTGTGGTACCCCATCTCGGCTTACGACAAGATCCAGAAAGAGGGCCCTTACCACGCTTTTACCAACGCAGGGCATATCAGTTATGTGGAGCTGGACGGCGACACCGCCAACAACCTGGAGGCCTTTGAGAGCGTGGTGCGCTGCATGCACGACGCGGGCGTGGGGTACGGCAGCATCAACCACCCGGTGGACCGGGACCCCGTGTGCGGCTATGTGGGTGTGATCGGCGACGTTTGCCCCCGGTGCGGCCGCCGCAGCGGCGAGGCCCTAGCCCCCGAAAAGCTGGCCGAGCTTCGCAAAAAGTACCCGGGCGTGCCCACCTTCTGCGGGTGCGAATAA
- a CDS encoding anaerobic ribonucleoside-triphosphate reductase activating protein — protein sequence MLRVAGFANDSIVDGPGLRFTVFFQGCPHHCPGCHNPETWPFEGGQQCTPEQLLALARRNPLCRGVTLSGGEPFAQAGPELVRFALLCREAGYELAAYTGYTFEQLASGTPEQRALLAQLDTLIDGPFVQAGMSLDLRFRGSRNQRILNVPQSLCAGAPVWETGERWVGAHE from the coding sequence ATGCTGCGCGTCGCGGGTTTTGCAAACGACAGCATCGTGGACGGGCCCGGCCTGCGCTTCACGGTGTTTTTCCAGGGGTGCCCCCATCATTGCCCCGGCTGCCACAACCCCGAAACCTGGCCTTTCGAGGGCGGCCAGCAGTGCACCCCCGAACAGCTGCTGGCCCTGGCCCGGCGCAACCCCCTGTGCAGGGGCGTCACTCTTTCGGGCGGCGAACCCTTTGCCCAGGCCGGGCCGGAGCTGGTGCGCTTTGCGCTGCTCTGCCGCGAAGCAGGGTACGAGCTGGCGGCCTACACCGGCTACACTTTTGAGCAGCTGGCCTCCGGCACGCCGGAGCAGCGCGCGCTGCTGGCGCAGCTCGACACCCTGATCGACGGCCCGTTCGTGCAGGCCGGGATGAGCCTCGACCTGCGCTTTCGGGGCAGCCGGAACCAGCGCATCCTGAACGTGCCCCAAAGCCTTTGCGCCGGCGCCCCCGTGTGGGAAACAGGCGAGCGCTGGGTGGGGGCTCATGAATAA
- the phoP_2 gene encoding DNA-binding response regulator: MAHILIVEDEAHIAQMIGATLALGGYTSETCADGQKAVERIFSGGFDLILLDVMLPGLDGFSVMERVAELDVPVIFLSAMQQVADKVKGLHLGAEDYIAKPFEALELLARVEVALRRRGRGAQVLQYGDIRQDLAAHTVTRGGRPVTLSPKEFELLRVFLQNQDLALSREKLLAMVWGYEFEGETRTVDIHVQRLRHKLGLAGRLVTLPRIGYRLEH; encoded by the coding sequence ATGGCCCATATCCTGATCGTGGAAGACGAAGCGCACATCGCGCAGATGATCGGGGCCACCCTGGCGCTGGGCGGCTACACCAGCGAGACCTGCGCCGACGGGCAAAAGGCGGTGGAGCGCATTTTTTCCGGCGGGTTCGATTTGATCCTGCTGGATGTAATGCTGCCCGGGCTGGACGGCTTTTCGGTGATGGAGCGGGTGGCCGAGCTGGATGTGCCGGTGATCTTTCTGTCGGCCATGCAGCAGGTGGCGGATAAGGTAAAAGGCCTGCACCTGGGGGCCGAGGACTACATCGCCAAGCCCTTTGAGGCGCTGGAGCTGCTGGCCCGGGTGGAGGTTGCCCTGCGCCGGCGGGGCAGGGGCGCGCAGGTGCTGCAATACGGCGACATCCGGCAGGACCTGGCGGCCCACACCGTCACCCGGGGCGGCCGGCCGGTGACCCTGAGCCCCAAGGAATTTGAGCTTCTTCGGGTATTTCTGCAAAACCAGGACCTGGCCCTCAGCCGGGAAAAGCTGCTGGCCATGGTGTGGGGCTACGAGTTCGAGGGCGAAACCCGCACCGTGGATATCCACGTGCAGCGGCTGCGCCACAAGCTGGGGCTGGCCGGGCGGCTTGTAACCCTACCCCGCATCGGCTACCGGCTGGAGCACTGA
- a CDS encoding metal-dependent hydrolase: protein MDPLRNVTLVRHGTVRFEAEDGPVVYVDPFQLEKEPHDADLIIVTHAHPDHFSPEDLRRAARPDTCFVSIAPVLAWLEKEMGVAAPYLNLVGPASPELFFECGVMLAPLPAENKNHPAGAGFGALLGLGGFTYYVAGDTDLLADVPCDVLFVPCDGVYNMTDYLAKVPAQLARLDHKPGVVVPYHYAGYIEGTDQNGPRLAQALNSLGFPAKLLIGR, encoded by the coding sequence ATGGACCCTTTACGGAACGTAACCCTGGTGCGCCACGGCACCGTGCGCTTTGAGGCGGAGGACGGGCCGGTGGTCTATGTGGACCCGTTTCAGCTTGAAAAGGAACCGCACGACGCGGACCTCATCATTGTGACCCACGCCCACCCGGACCATTTCTCCCCAGAGGATCTGCGCCGGGCCGCCCGCCCCGACACCTGCTTTGTGTCCATCGCGCCCGTACTTGCCTGGCTGGAAAAGGAGATGGGGGTGGCGGCGCCCTATCTGAACCTGGTGGGCCCCGCCTCGCCCGAATTGTTCTTCGAGTGCGGCGTGATGCTGGCCCCCCTGCCCGCCGAGAACAAAAACCACCCCGCCGGGGCCGGCTTCGGCGCACTGCTTGGGCTGGGCGGCTTCACCTACTATGTGGCGGGCGACACCGACCTTCTGGCCGATGTTCCCTGCGACGTGCTGTTTGTCCCCTGCGACGGGGTATACAACATGACCGATTATCTGGCCAAAGTGCCCGCCCAGCTTGCCCGGCTGGACCACAAGCCCGGGGTGGTGGTGCCCTATCACTACGCCGGCTACATCGAGGGCACCGATCAAAACGGCCCGCGCCTGGCCCAGGCATTAAACAGCCTGGGCTTCCCCGCAAAGCTGCTGATCGGCCGCTGA
- a CDS encoding MATE family efflux transporter, with product MNKNSSPAGAQGSDQLLGTAPIGRLILKLALPAVAAQFINVLYNIVDRIYIGNIPGIGATALTGVGVAFPILMVISAFAAFAGMGGAPLASIRLGAGDKKGAERILGNSFCFLLIISLVLTVGFQVFKRPLLYAFGASDNLIGYATDYITIYLWGTVSVQLALGLNTFISAQGRSTTAMLSVAIGAVLNLLLDPLFIFVFGMGVKGAAVATIISQTVSAVWVVAFLFSQSSVIRLRRATLRIEPRVLGSIAALGVAPFIMQSTESLVTITLNSGMQKYGGDLYVGTITILQSIMQMLVLPLQGVTQGTQPIISYNYGAKNYHRVRQTFKRVLAISLGYTIAAFLLVSVFARPLARMFTPDQALIALTAKAAAVFFGGVWAFGAQMACQAAFMGLGQARVSLFLALLRKVILLVPLAILLPLLFGGEPMAIYVAEPISDFLASATTLTLFFSRYKRLLPLPAPCAETDA from the coding sequence TTGAACAAAAATTCTTCGCCCGCCGGGGCACAGGGCAGCGATCAGCTGCTGGGCACCGCGCCCATCGGGCGGCTTATCTTAAAGCTTGCCCTGCCCGCGGTGGCCGCCCAGTTCATCAATGTGCTGTACAACATCGTGGACCGCATCTACATCGGCAACATCCCGGGCATCGGCGCCACCGCCCTGACCGGCGTGGGGGTCGCCTTTCCCATTTTAATGGTCATCTCAGCCTTTGCGGCGTTCGCCGGCATGGGCGGCGCGCCCCTGGCCAGCATCCGGCTGGGCGCCGGCGATAAAAAAGGCGCCGAGCGCATTCTGGGCAACAGCTTTTGCTTCCTTTTGATCATCAGCCTGGTGCTCACGGTGGGTTTTCAGGTGTTCAAGCGGCCGCTGCTCTATGCCTTCGGCGCCTCCGACAATCTGATCGGCTATGCCACCGACTACATCACCATCTACCTGTGGGGCACCGTGAGCGTGCAGCTGGCGCTGGGGCTGAACACCTTTATCAGCGCCCAAGGCCGCAGCACCACCGCCATGCTGAGCGTTGCCATCGGCGCAGTGCTGAACCTTTTGCTGGACCCGCTGTTCATCTTTGTGTTCGGCATGGGGGTCAAGGGCGCGGCCGTTGCCACCATCATCAGCCAGACCGTGAGCGCCGTGTGGGTCGTGGCGTTTTTGTTCTCACAAAGCAGCGTGATCCGGCTGCGGCGGGCCACCCTGCGCATCGAGCCGCGGGTGCTGGGCAGCATTGCCGCGCTGGGCGTGGCGCCCTTCATCATGCAGAGCACCGAGAGCCTGGTCACCATCACCCTGAACAGCGGCATGCAAAAGTACGGCGGCGATCTGTACGTGGGCACCATCACCATTTTGCAGAGCATCATGCAGATGCTGGTGCTGCCGCTCCAGGGCGTGACCCAGGGCACCCAGCCCATCATCAGCTATAACTACGGCGCGAAAAATTATCATCGGGTGCGCCAGACCTTCAAGCGCGTGCTGGCCATCAGCCTGGGCTACACGATTGCAGCATTCCTGCTGGTCTCGGTCTTCGCGCGGCCCCTGGCCCGCATGTTCACCCCGGACCAGGCGCTCATCGCCCTCACCGCAAAAGCGGCGGCGGTCTTTTTCGGCGGCGTTTGGGCCTTTGGAGCCCAAATGGCCTGCCAGGCCGCGTTCATGGGCCTGGGGCAGGCCCGGGTCAGCCTGTTTCTGGCGCTGCTGCGCAAGGTGATCCTGTTGGTGCCGCTTGCCATCCTGCTGCCCCTCCTTTTTGGGGGCGAGCCCATGGCCATTTATGTGGCCGAGCCCATCTCGGACTTTTTGGCCAGCGCCACTACCCTGACCCTGTTCTTCAGCCGGTACAAGCGGCTGCTGCCGCTGCCCGCGCCCTGTGCCGAAACCGACGCATAA
- a CDS encoding sugar ABC transporter substrate-binding protein produces the protein MKKVLALILCALLTAGCLGGCGSSPTSAPAPVSGSGQTGGEPITLTMWHSFTQGPRKDFMDKAAADFEAQTGVKVVMETYPWADFYTKWTAGVATGQVPDISTALPAQVAEMIDIDALVPLNDLIDGMGRDQFYEAPINEFTVNGSNYGIPIYSHAHVLWYRKDLLEKAGITKVPETWEELYNAAVAVNDPPEVYGMPFSCGKGDFMATLFLNLYVKSAGETLLTPERRANLTSQAAIDGINYWVKVYKTVSPSDSINYKTTEHSTMYYQGKAAFDFNSGFHISGVEANAPELMDSIAAAPIPKVNAGDPKYGAVTSNIPVVVWKNSAHPAECKQFVEFLLQPERYVEFLHSVPVGMLPAMKGITDLPEFQNNETIQKFQQETEVISEALAIGSGIGMEYGCFPEASILTNQSVIEEMFQDIILNGTPTEQAAKAAEAKLNRLIETN, from the coding sequence ATGAAAAAAGTGCTGGCCCTGATCCTTTGTGCCCTGCTGACCGCCGGCTGCCTGGGCGGCTGCGGCAGCAGCCCCACCTCTGCCCCTGCGCCTGTTTCCGGCAGTGGCCAAACCGGGGGGGAACCGATCACGCTGACCATGTGGCATTCGTTTACCCAGGGCCCCCGCAAGGATTTTATGGACAAAGCCGCCGCCGATTTTGAAGCACAGACCGGCGTCAAAGTGGTGATGGAAACCTATCCCTGGGCCGATTTTTATACCAAATGGACCGCTGGCGTGGCCACCGGCCAGGTGCCGGACATCAGCACGGCTTTGCCCGCACAGGTCGCGGAAATGATCGACATCGACGCTCTGGTTCCCCTAAACGACCTGATCGACGGGATGGGCCGCGACCAATTTTACGAAGCTCCCATCAACGAGTTCACCGTAAACGGCAGCAATTACGGCATTCCCATCTATTCTCACGCGCACGTGCTCTGGTACCGCAAGGACCTCTTGGAAAAAGCGGGTATCACCAAGGTTCCCGAAACCTGGGAGGAGCTGTACAACGCCGCGGTCGCCGTAAATGATCCCCCCGAGGTGTATGGTATGCCCTTCTCCTGCGGCAAGGGTGATTTTATGGCTACCCTGTTCCTGAATTTGTACGTAAAAAGCGCAGGAGAAACCCTGCTCACCCCGGAGCGGCGCGCCAATCTGACCAGCCAGGCCGCTATCGACGGCATCAACTATTGGGTAAAAGTGTACAAGACGGTTTCGCCCTCCGATTCCATCAATTACAAAACGACCGAGCACTCCACTATGTATTACCAGGGAAAAGCGGCCTTCGATTTTAACTCCGGCTTTCACATCAGCGGCGTCGAGGCCAACGCTCCTGAGCTGATGGACTCTATCGCCGCAGCGCCGATCCCCAAGGTGAATGCCGGCGACCCCAAATACGGTGCCGTCACCTCCAACATCCCTGTGGTGGTGTGGAAAAACTCTGCCCACCCCGCAGAGTGCAAACAATTTGTGGAGTTTTTGCTGCAGCCTGAACGCTATGTGGAATTTTTGCACTCGGTTCCCGTGGGCATGCTTCCCGCCATGAAGGGGATCACCGACCTTCCGGAATTCCAGAACAACGAGACCATTCAAAAATTCCAGCAGGAAACCGAGGTCATCAGCGAAGCGCTGGCCATCGGCAGCGGTATCGGCATGGAATACGGCTGCTTCCCCGAGGCGAGCATTCTCACCAATCAAAGTGTGATCGAGGAGATGTTCCAGGATATCATCCTCAACGGAACCCCCACCGAACAGGCGGCCAAGGCAGCCGAGGCCAAGCTGAACCGCCTGATCGAAACCAACTGA
- a CDS encoding sugar ABC transporter permease, protein MLQKKLRRFEWHGWAFVFPALLVVVALFVYPVASSIWYSFTNKNLIRPGCDFIGLANYLALLRDPSFFAAFGRSILWTAASLAAQLLIGFSAALALNSIRRGSALYRTLLIIPWAFPSIVIAFDWKWILNGVYGFLNNLLLQWGVIGEPIMFLSDTRLVFLTLLFINTWFGAPLLMVNILSALQTIPKDQYEAARIDGANGWQVFCHITLRHVRGVIGLLLVLRTIWVFNNFDLIFLLTGGGPVELTTTLPIYTYNMGWTLKKIGTASASAVILMLFLSLICMLYFRLLDRWNKVDEQ, encoded by the coding sequence ATGTTACAAAAAAAGCTTCGGCGGTTTGAATGGCACGGCTGGGCATTCGTTTTCCCTGCGCTGCTGGTGGTTGTGGCGCTGTTTGTTTACCCCGTGGCCTCCAGCATCTGGTACAGCTTCACCAACAAAAATCTGATCCGGCCCGGCTGCGATTTTATTGGCCTTGCAAATTATCTGGCCCTGCTGCGCGACCCTTCTTTTTTTGCGGCCTTCGGGCGCTCGATCCTCTGGACCGCCGCCTCCCTGGCAGCCCAACTTTTGATCGGCTTTTCCGCCGCGCTGGCCCTGAACAGCATTCGCCGGGGCAGCGCGCTCTATCGCACCCTGCTCATCATCCCCTGGGCCTTCCCATCCATTGTAATCGCGTTCGACTGGAAGTGGATTCTGAACGGGGTCTACGGCTTTTTGAACAATCTTCTCCTGCAGTGGGGCGTGATCGGCGAGCCCATCATGTTCTTGTCGGACACGCGGCTTGTATTTCTGACCCTGCTTTTTATCAACACCTGGTTCGGCGCCCCGCTGTTGATGGTCAACATCCTTTCCGCGCTGCAAACGATCCCCAAAGACCAGTACGAGGCCGCCCGAATCGACGGTGCAAACGGCTGGCAGGTGTTCTGCCACATCACACTGCGCCATGTGCGCGGGGTGATCGGCCTTTTGCTGGTGCTGCGCACGATCTGGGTTTTCAACAATTTCGACCTGATCTTTCTGCTGACCGGCGGCGGCCCGGTGGAACTGACCACCACCCTGCCTATCTACACCTACAATATGGGCTGGACCTTAAAAAAGATCGGCACGGCCAGCGCCAGCGCGGTGATCCTGATGCTGTTCCTCTCGCTGATCTGCATGCTGTACTTCAGGCTTCTCGACCGCTGGAACAAGGTGGATGAACAATGA
- the ABC-MSP_4 gene encoding ABC transporter permease — MKHKNKIHGASLGRALAYFWLTLLAVLAAFPLYWMVVSAFKSPGELSSGSIRLLPKQPTLHYYSRVFNEFGFHRNLLNSLAVALSATLIAIAIASLAAYGIVRYFDRTRKGKAMTRVLILTYMFPTILLAIPYSVIIGSLGLSNTKLGLVLTYLSFSTPFAVWMLIGFFRTVPREVEEAAMVDGASHFRVFYNIALPIAAPGVVATAIYTFINAWNEFLFALILTNSTQKMTVSVALYSIAGGEILDWGDMMASSVLVIVPSVIFFLLIQKKIAGGLAQGSIK; from the coding sequence ATGAAACACAAAAACAAGATCCATGGCGCATCCCTGGGCAGGGCCCTTGCGTATTTTTGGCTTACCCTGCTCGCGGTGTTGGCGGCTTTTCCCCTGTATTGGATGGTGGTTTCCGCTTTTAAAAGCCCGGGGGAATTATCCTCCGGCTCCATTCGTCTGCTGCCAAAGCAGCCCACACTGCACTATTATTCCCGTGTGTTCAACGAATTCGGGTTTCACCGCAATTTGCTGAACAGTCTGGCCGTGGCCCTGAGCGCCACCCTGATCGCCATTGCCATCGCGTCGTTGGCCGCCTACGGCATCGTGCGCTACTTTGACCGCACGCGCAAGGGCAAAGCCATGACCCGTGTGCTGATTTTGACTTACATGTTCCCCACCATTCTGCTGGCGATCCCCTATTCGGTCATCATCGGCTCGCTCGGCCTGTCCAACACAAAGCTCGGCCTTGTGCTGACCTATCTTTCTTTTTCTACCCCGTTTGCAGTCTGGATGCTGATCGGCTTTTTCCGCACAGTGCCCCGCGAGGTAGAGGAGGCGGCCATGGTGGATGGCGCTTCCCATTTTCGGGTATTCTACAACATCGCGCTGCCCATCGCCGCACCCGGTGTGGTGGCTACGGCCATCTATACCTTTATCAACGCCTGGAACGAATTTTTGTTCGCGCTGATCCTCACCAACAGCACCCAAAAAATGACCGTGTCGGTGGCGCTGTATTCCATTGCCGGCGGCGAAATTTTGGATTGGGGCGATATGATGGCCTCATCGGTGCTGGTGATCGTTCCCTCGGTGATCTTTTTCCTTTTGATCCAGAAAAAAATTGCCGGAGGGCTTGCGCAGGGTTCCATCAAATAG